A genome region from Nitrospira sp. includes the following:
- a CDS encoding XrtA system polysaccharide deacetylase, protein MASTIPRHCLSFDVEEHFQVSAFESPMRRRHWEQFESRVEANTERLLEILAERGVRATFFVLGWVAERYPSLVRRIASGGHEVASHGYAHELITSQTPHAFREDIRRAKAILESILSQPVLGYRAPSFSITKDTMWATAVLVEEGYVYDSSIFPVLHDRYGVPSANPDVHQLLTESGVLWEVPPSTVKCLGVRVPVAGGGYFRLYPYVLLRTLLRKLEGEGASLVMYMHPWEFDPGQPRMEGSLLSRMRHYLNLDKTERRMCELLQDFSFAPIRHVFPQIEQTQSGRPISAVVVGQELLSKNVSPAVLS, encoded by the coding sequence ATGGCTAGTACCATTCCGAGACATTGCTTGTCTTTCGATGTTGAAGAGCATTTTCAGGTCTCTGCATTTGAATCTCCGATGCGAAGACGGCACTGGGAACAATTTGAGAGTCGTGTGGAGGCAAATACCGAGCGACTGCTTGAGATATTAGCGGAGAGGGGTGTGCGGGCAACCTTCTTTGTTCTTGGGTGGGTAGCAGAGCGCTATCCTTCTTTGGTTCGCCGCATTGCATCAGGTGGACATGAAGTGGCGTCACACGGGTATGCTCATGAACTCATCACAAGTCAAACCCCTCATGCTTTTCGTGAAGACATTCGAAGGGCGAAGGCCATTCTAGAGAGCATACTTTCTCAGCCGGTGCTGGGCTATCGTGCGCCAAGCTTTTCGATTACCAAGGATACGATGTGGGCAACTGCAGTCCTGGTCGAGGAGGGGTACGTTTATGATTCCAGTATTTTCCCGGTACTGCATGACCGGTATGGTGTGCCCTCTGCAAACCCAGACGTGCATCAACTGTTGACCGAATCAGGTGTGCTATGGGAAGTGCCTCCCTCAACTGTGAAGTGTCTGGGAGTGCGGGTCCCCGTTGCCGGTGGAGGGTATTTTAGGTTGTATCCATATGTGCTATTGCGCACCCTGCTTCGCAAGCTGGAGGGTGAGGGGGCTTCGCTCGTGATGTATATGCATCCATGGGAGTTCGATCCAGGTCAGCCAAGAATGGAAGGCTCTCTGCTGTCACGAATGCGACACTACCTGAATCTCGATAAAACAGAACGCCGGATGTGTGAACTGCTACAGGATTTTTCCTTCGCTCCCATTCGGCATGTGTTTCCTCAAATTGAACAAACGCAGAGCGGGCGACCGATTTCTGCAGTTGTTGTAGGGCAAGAACTCCTCTCGAAAAATGTATCTCCGGCGGTGCTCAGTTAG
- a CDS encoding TIGR03013 family XrtA/PEP-CTERM system glycosyltransferase encodes MNSSSKSGHEVDLEPVVSQQPLVSVSVSFPKFTRRILILGVGPLARDLCQTLLSKRTGFAEVVGFLDKDASRIGERLVNPSIIGTYDQLFEIAERYQVHTVAVCLEDRRAVLPVQTLLDMKAMGRDVVDGHYLYEEESGRLSIDHLKPSALIFSTGFRRRLVTMLLKRCLDVAVAVVGMIALVPLVCILAILIKIDSSGPVFYRQMRVGLRGRPYMIWKFRSMRQDAEQSGARWATSEDPRVSRVGRWIRKWRLDELPQLINVVKGEMSLVGPRPERPVFVQELRNTIPYYDLRHTVRPGITGWAQTRFRYGASKEDSHVKLQYDLFYVKNLSLALDLRIVIHTVKVMLMGEGAR; translated from the coding sequence ATGAACAGCTCAAGTAAGTCTGGACATGAGGTTGACCTGGAGCCAGTGGTTTCTCAGCAACCGCTCGTTTCTGTGTCGGTGAGTTTCCCTAAATTCACGCGGCGAATCTTGATTCTTGGGGTGGGACCTCTTGCCCGCGATCTGTGTCAAACCCTGTTGTCAAAACGAACCGGTTTCGCCGAAGTTGTGGGCTTTCTTGATAAGGATGCGAGTCGGATTGGCGAACGTTTAGTGAACCCAAGCATCATTGGAACATATGATCAATTGTTTGAGATTGCTGAACGCTACCAAGTCCATACGGTGGCGGTGTGTTTAGAGGATCGTCGTGCGGTTCTACCAGTTCAAACCCTTTTGGACATGAAGGCCATGGGCCGTGATGTCGTTGACGGCCACTACCTGTACGAGGAAGAATCTGGACGCCTTTCGATTGATCATCTCAAGCCAAGTGCGCTAATTTTCTCGACGGGGTTCCGCCGTCGGTTGGTCACGATGCTTCTTAAGCGGTGCCTTGACGTGGCGGTTGCTGTCGTAGGGATGATCGCGCTGGTGCCGCTGGTATGCATTCTCGCTATTCTCATCAAGATAGATTCATCCGGTCCCGTTTTTTATAGGCAGATGCGAGTTGGCCTGCGCGGCCGTCCGTATATGATCTGGAAGTTTAGGTCCATGCGTCAGGATGCTGAACAGAGTGGTGCACGGTGGGCAACGAGCGAAGATCCCCGGGTTTCCAGGGTTGGGCGATGGATTCGAAAGTGGAGGTTGGACGAGCTCCCACAGTTGATTAATGTCGTGAAGGGCGAAATGAGTTTGGTCGGTCCAAGGCCGGAGCGTCCCGTATTTGTACAAGAATTGAGAAATACCATTCCATACTATGATCTGAGGCACACTGTCCGACCAGGAATCACGGGATGGGCGCAAACCCGTTTTCGGTACGGTGCATCGAAGGAGGACTCACACGTGAAACTTCAATACGATCTATTCTATGTGAAGAATCTCTCGTTGGCGCTGGATTTGAGGATCGTCATTCACACGGTGAAGGTCATGCTGATGGGCGAAGGAGCACGGTAG